The DNA sequence AAAATGCACTTGGCCTTATTTTATGCTCTTTCAGACGCTATACGAGGCTGGATATCATTAGGTAGGCAATTCAATGGCTAAATTGAAGTGCAATTCCAATTACTTACGAGACATGGGAGATCCATCGGCGAAAGTCGGGTCTGAAACTCGTTCCAATCCCGCGTTTCGCCAAGCATAAGTCGGCCAACGGCAGCGGCACGGTTGGCCTGCCTGATCATAGCTGCTTCTTTGTCGCGGCCAGAGAGTTGAGTCATTCTCGTTTCATTCTTAGTCAGTCCCGGCGGTAAGCGCCCGCCCGAAGGGCGTGTCCGTCTTGACTGCCCGGTTCCTTGCCCGAGCGGTGCGAGGGAGGGAACGAGGAAACTGTGCGATGGCTATCAGCGTTCCATACGAGTGTTTTGTTAGCATCAGATACGTTCAAGATACCTTTTCAAGGCGTTCTGCGACCCAGACTTTAATGATAGATTGACGGGGAACACCCAAGCGTCTCGCTTCTTTATCCAATAAATGAATCATCCACAAAGGGAAATCTACATTTACTCTTTTTTGTTCTTGTTCGGGTCTTCTTGCTTTTGATACATCCAGATATTTAGTAATATCCTCTTTGCCTTCGTCGAATTTCTTTTCAAACTCACGAGCTTTCATAGATATCAACCTCCTCCTTCCTTGAACGTCGCACTGAAATAATTCTTATCTTTTCAGTCCGATATGTGATAACTCCCGACCAATGTTTTCCCAGTATTTTTCCAATGACCAAAAATCTCGCTTCATCGCTGGCTCTTACAGGAATCTCGACGAAGTCCGGATCATCCCACAATTCTTGTGCCTCATAGAAATCAATGCCGTGTTTCTGTTTGTTGCTTTTGCTTTTTTCAGGGTCAAATTCAAACTCCATGATATATTTATTATACCTTAAATATACCTATCGTCGATAATGATATTTTGATGCCAATGCGGCGGACCAACTAATCTTCCAACTGTCAATCTGGTATAGAGATGCACCATATCAAAAACGTTTCAATTTTGAACAGTATCGGATCCGCAGGCTAACAACGAAGAACGCTCACAAAAGCGAACCAAAACCGGGTAATGCAAAGAAACCATTTCGAAAACCCATGGTTCTAGAAAATGTGGAGCGTTCATGCCTGTTCAATTTTGAAACACAAGCAAGCTCTCCGCAAACACAATTATGCTGATATTTCAAATAGTTATATTCTGGCACTGCCCTTGCTCTTCTTAATAATAACAGATAGAAAGAAAGGAGGCTTAGATGAAGGGTTACAGAAAGGTTCTTATAGCAGTAAATGGTTCAAAGGATCTCCTCAGGCAGGGCCTAAGGGTTGCTGAAGACGAGAAATGCTGGGTGACTGTGGTTAAGGTCGTCCC is a window from the Thermodesulfovibrionales bacterium genome containing:
- a CDS encoding BrnT family toxin; the protein is MEFEFDPEKSKSNKQKHGIDFYEAQELWDDPDFVEIPVRASDEARFLVIGKILGKHWSGVITYRTEKIRIISVRRSRKEEVDIYESS